The following are from one region of the Gossypium hirsutum isolate 1008001.06 chromosome D03, Gossypium_hirsutum_v2.1, whole genome shotgun sequence genome:
- the LOC107949789 gene encoding histone deacetylase 5 isoform X3: MMEEGSGGGRSNYNRMNDAKNERRVGLIYDQRMCKHRTPYGDDHPEKPDRITVIWNKLELAGIPQRCVILNAKEAKDEYICAVHSKNHVNLIRNISSKEYSKRNRIASKLNSIYLNEGSSESAYLAAGSVIEVAEKVAKGELNSAFAIVRPPGHHAEYDEAMGFCLFNNIAIAASFLLDQRPELGINKILIVDWDVHHGNGTQKTFWSDPRVLFFSVHRHEFGRFYPANFDGFYTMVGEGPGAGYNINVPWENGRCGDADYLAVWDHVLVPVAKEFNPDIILVSAGFDAAFGDPLGGCRLTPHGYSVLLKKLMDFAQGRIVLALEGGYNLDSLANSALACMEVLLEDKPISELSEAYPFESTWRVIQAVRQMLSAYWPTLADKLPTKLTDQKAPPHILLSSSESDDEDDDASKIISKDLVQAVEDVVEPILNLKIEDYHGNEVKNEVNSALWRSKLSKTDIWYAGFGSNMWKSRFLCYIEGGQVIGMKKLCSGSVDRNPPKETRWKTFPHRLFFGRDFTQTWGPGGVAFLDPRSNSEDKAYMLEQFNDVLLQENVPDHDMNSPLFDLNALDSILNEGSIPVEAVKRGWYHNVVYLGMEDDIPILTMTCPLSAMESFKSGEIPLCAPSKDYADTLVRGLVEGKQLSEEEATTYIQVASTKPL; the protein is encoded by the exons ATGATGGAGGAGGGATCAGGTGGGGGCAGGAGTAACTACAACCGCATGAACGATGCCAAAAATGAACGGCGGGTAGGCTTAATTTACGATCAGAGGATGTGTAAGCATCGAACTCCTTATGGCGATGATCATCCCGAGAAACCTGATCGAATCACTGTTATATGGAACAAGCTTGAACTCGCCGGCATTCCGCAAag ATGTGTGATTTTAAATGCAAAAGAAGCCAAGGATGAATATATTTGCGCTGTTCACTCCAAAAACCATGTTAATCTGATTCGAAATATAAGCTCCAAAGAGTATTCAAAGCGAAATCGGATTGCTTCCAAGTTAAATTCTATATATTTGAATGAAGGATCATCAGAGTCTGCATACCTTGCAGCCGGCTCTGTCATTGAG GTTGCTGAGAAAGTGGCAAAAGGGGAATTGAATTCTGCTTTTGCTATTGTTAGGCCACCTGGACATCATGCTGAATATGATGAAGCAATGGGGTTTTGTTTATTCAACAATATAGCCATAGCAGCAAGTTTTCTACTTGATCAAAGG CCTGAACTTGGTATAAACAAGATTTTGATAGTTGATTGGGATGTTCATCATGGTAATGGTACTCAAAAAACTTTTTGGAGTGATCCTcgtgttcttttcttttctgttcaCAG ACATGAGTTTGGTAGGTTTTACCCTGCTAATTTTGATGGGTTTTACACCATGGTTGGAGAAGGGCCAGGTGCAGGATATAATATAAATGTCCCTTGGGAGAATGGCCGCTGTGGGGATGCTGACTATCTAGCAGTTTGGGACCATGTTTTAGTTCCTGTTGCTAAGGAATTTAATCCTGACATAATTCTAGTGTCTGCAGGGTTTGATGCAG CTTTTGGTGATCCTCTAGGGGGATGTCGGTTAACACCTCATGGATATTCAGTTTTGTTGAAGAAG TTGATGGATTTTGCTCAAGGTAGGATTGTCTTGGCACTAGAAGGAGGATACAATCTTGATTCTCTTGCAAATTCAGCCTTAGCTTGCATGGAAGTTTTGTTAGAAGACAAACCTATTTCCGAATTGTCTGAGGCATATCCATTTGAGTCTACATGGCGCGTAATACAAGCG GTTCGTCAGATGTTGAGTGCATACTGGCCAACATTAGCAGATAAACTGCCAACAAAATTGACTGATCAAAAAGCTCCTCCT CATATTTTACTATCAAGCTCTGAATCTGATGATGAGGATGATGATGCTTCGAAAATCATTTCAAAAGATCTAGTTCAAGCTGTTGAGGATGTTGTAGAACCCATTTTGAATTTGAAGATTGAAGATTATCATGGTAATGAAGTGAAGA ATGAAGTAAATAGTGCCCTGTGGAGATCAAAGCTATCCAAGACTGACATTTGGTATGCCGGTTTCGGATCAAATATGTGGAAGTCAAGGTTCCTCTGCTATATTGAAGGTGGACAG GTCATAGGCATGAAAAAGCTGTGTTCTGGTTCTGTGGATAGAAACCCTCCAAAGGAGACTCGCTGGAAAACTTTTCCTCATCGTCTTTTCTTTGGTCGTGATTTTACACAAACTTGGGGTCCCGGAGGGGTTGCTTTCCTTGATCCTCGAAGCAACAGTGAAGATAAAGCATACAT GTTAGAGCAGTTCAATGATGTTCTGCTGCAGGAAAATGTTCCTGATCATGACATGAATTCTCCTTTATTTGATCTAAATGCTTTAGACTCTATACTCAATGAAGGTTCAATTCCTGTGGAGGCTGTCAAG AGAGGTTGGTACCATAATGTTGTCTACCTTGGAATGGAGGATGATATACCTATACTGACTATGAC GTGTCCCCTCTCTGCGATGGAAAGCTTTAAGTCGGGAGAGATTCCTTTATGTGCTCCTAGCAAAGATTATGCTGACACCTTAGTAAGAGGCCTTGTTGAAGGCAAACAACTTTCGGAAGAGGAGGCGACAACTTACATTCAGGTGGCATCCACCAAACCCTTATGA
- the LOC107949789 gene encoding histone deacetylase 5 isoform X4, with translation MMEEGSGGGRSNYNRMNDAKNERRVGLIYDQRMCKHRTPYGDDHPEKPDRITVIWNKLELAGIPQRCVILNAKEAKDEYICAVHSKNHVNLIRNISSKEYSKRNRIASKLNSIYLNEGSSESAYLAAGSVIEVAEKVAKGELNSAFAIVRPPGHHAEYDEAMGFCLFNNIAIAASFLLDQRPELGINKILIVDWDVHHGNGTQKTFWSDPRVLFFSVHRHEFGRFYPANFDGFYTMVGEGPGAGYNINVPWENGRCGDADYLAVWDHVLVPVAKEFNPDIILVSAGFDAAFGDPLGGCRLTPHGYSVLLKKLMDFAQGRIVLALEGGYNLDSLANSALACMEVLLEDKPISELSEAYPFESTWRVIQAVRQMLSAYWPTLADKLPTKLTDQKAPPHILLSSSESDDEDDDASKIISKDLVQAVEDVVEPILNLKIEDYHDEVNSALWRSKLSKTDIWYAGFGSNMWKSRFLCYIEGGQVIGMKKLCSGSVDRNPPKETRWKTFPHRLFFGRDFTQTWGPGGVAFLDPRSNSEDKAYMLEQFNDVLLQENVPDHDMNSPLFDLNALDSILNEGSIPVEAVKRGWYHNVVYLGMEDDIPILTMTCPLSAMESFKSGEIPLCAPSKDYADTLVRGLVEGKQLSEEEATTYIQVASTKPL, from the exons ATGATGGAGGAGGGATCAGGTGGGGGCAGGAGTAACTACAACCGCATGAACGATGCCAAAAATGAACGGCGGGTAGGCTTAATTTACGATCAGAGGATGTGTAAGCATCGAACTCCTTATGGCGATGATCATCCCGAGAAACCTGATCGAATCACTGTTATATGGAACAAGCTTGAACTCGCCGGCATTCCGCAAag ATGTGTGATTTTAAATGCAAAAGAAGCCAAGGATGAATATATTTGCGCTGTTCACTCCAAAAACCATGTTAATCTGATTCGAAATATAAGCTCCAAAGAGTATTCAAAGCGAAATCGGATTGCTTCCAAGTTAAATTCTATATATTTGAATGAAGGATCATCAGAGTCTGCATACCTTGCAGCCGGCTCTGTCATTGAG GTTGCTGAGAAAGTGGCAAAAGGGGAATTGAATTCTGCTTTTGCTATTGTTAGGCCACCTGGACATCATGCTGAATATGATGAAGCAATGGGGTTTTGTTTATTCAACAATATAGCCATAGCAGCAAGTTTTCTACTTGATCAAAGG CCTGAACTTGGTATAAACAAGATTTTGATAGTTGATTGGGATGTTCATCATGGTAATGGTACTCAAAAAACTTTTTGGAGTGATCCTcgtgttcttttcttttctgttcaCAG ACATGAGTTTGGTAGGTTTTACCCTGCTAATTTTGATGGGTTTTACACCATGGTTGGAGAAGGGCCAGGTGCAGGATATAATATAAATGTCCCTTGGGAGAATGGCCGCTGTGGGGATGCTGACTATCTAGCAGTTTGGGACCATGTTTTAGTTCCTGTTGCTAAGGAATTTAATCCTGACATAATTCTAGTGTCTGCAGGGTTTGATGCAG CTTTTGGTGATCCTCTAGGGGGATGTCGGTTAACACCTCATGGATATTCAGTTTTGTTGAAGAAG TTGATGGATTTTGCTCAAGGTAGGATTGTCTTGGCACTAGAAGGAGGATACAATCTTGATTCTCTTGCAAATTCAGCCTTAGCTTGCATGGAAGTTTTGTTAGAAGACAAACCTATTTCCGAATTGTCTGAGGCATATCCATTTGAGTCTACATGGCGCGTAATACAAGCG GTTCGTCAGATGTTGAGTGCATACTGGCCAACATTAGCAGATAAACTGCCAACAAAATTGACTGATCAAAAAGCTCCTCCT CATATTTTACTATCAAGCTCTGAATCTGATGATGAGGATGATGATGCTTCGAAAATCATTTCAAAAGATCTAGTTCAAGCTGTTGAGGATGTTGTAGAACCCATTTTGAATTTGAAGATTGAAGATTATCATG ATGAAGTAAATAGTGCCCTGTGGAGATCAAAGCTATCCAAGACTGACATTTGGTATGCCGGTTTCGGATCAAATATGTGGAAGTCAAGGTTCCTCTGCTATATTGAAGGTGGACAG GTCATAGGCATGAAAAAGCTGTGTTCTGGTTCTGTGGATAGAAACCCTCCAAAGGAGACTCGCTGGAAAACTTTTCCTCATCGTCTTTTCTTTGGTCGTGATTTTACACAAACTTGGGGTCCCGGAGGGGTTGCTTTCCTTGATCCTCGAAGCAACAGTGAAGATAAAGCATACAT GTTAGAGCAGTTCAATGATGTTCTGCTGCAGGAAAATGTTCCTGATCATGACATGAATTCTCCTTTATTTGATCTAAATGCTTTAGACTCTATACTCAATGAAGGTTCAATTCCTGTGGAGGCTGTCAAG AGAGGTTGGTACCATAATGTTGTCTACCTTGGAATGGAGGATGATATACCTATACTGACTATGAC GTGTCCCCTCTCTGCGATGGAAAGCTTTAAGTCGGGAGAGATTCCTTTATGTGCTCCTAGCAAAGATTATGCTGACACCTTAGTAAGAGGCCTTGTTGAAGGCAAACAACTTTCGGAAGAGGAGGCGACAACTTACATTCAGGTGGCATCCACCAAACCCTTATGA
- the LOC107949789 gene encoding histone deacetylase 5 isoform X2: MMEEGSGGGRSNYNRMNDAKNERRVGLIYDQRMCKHRTPYGDDHPEKPDRITVIWNKLELAGIPQRCVILNAKEAKDEYICAVHSKNHVNLIRNISSKEYSKRNRIASKLNSIYLNEGSSESAYLAAGSVIEVAEKVAKGELNSAFAIVRPPGHHAEYDEAMGFCLFNNIAIAASFLLDQRPELGINKILIVDWDVHHGNGTQKTFWSDPRVLFFSVHRHEFGRFYPANFDGFYTMVGEGPGAGYNINVPWENGRCGDADYLAVWDHVLVPVAKEFNPDIILVSAGFDAAFGDPLGGCRLTPHGYSVLLKKLMDFAQGRIVLALEGGYNLDSLANSALACMEVLLEDKPISELSEAYPFESTWRVIQAVRQMLSAYWPTLADKLPTKLTDQKAPPHILLSSSESDDEDDDASKIISKDLVQAVEDVVEPILNLKIEDYHDEVNSALWRSKLSKTDIWYAGFGSNMWKSRFLCYIEGGQVIGMKKLCSGSVDRNPPKETRWKTFPHRLFFGRDFTQTWGPGGVAFLDPRSNSEDKAYMCLYKITLEQFNDVLLQENVPDHDMNSPLFDLNALDSILNEGSIPVEAVKRGWYHNVVYLGMEDDIPILTMTCPLSAMESFKSGEIPLCAPSKDYADTLVRGLVEGKQLSEEEATTYIQVASTKPL; the protein is encoded by the exons ATGATGGAGGAGGGATCAGGTGGGGGCAGGAGTAACTACAACCGCATGAACGATGCCAAAAATGAACGGCGGGTAGGCTTAATTTACGATCAGAGGATGTGTAAGCATCGAACTCCTTATGGCGATGATCATCCCGAGAAACCTGATCGAATCACTGTTATATGGAACAAGCTTGAACTCGCCGGCATTCCGCAAag ATGTGTGATTTTAAATGCAAAAGAAGCCAAGGATGAATATATTTGCGCTGTTCACTCCAAAAACCATGTTAATCTGATTCGAAATATAAGCTCCAAAGAGTATTCAAAGCGAAATCGGATTGCTTCCAAGTTAAATTCTATATATTTGAATGAAGGATCATCAGAGTCTGCATACCTTGCAGCCGGCTCTGTCATTGAG GTTGCTGAGAAAGTGGCAAAAGGGGAATTGAATTCTGCTTTTGCTATTGTTAGGCCACCTGGACATCATGCTGAATATGATGAAGCAATGGGGTTTTGTTTATTCAACAATATAGCCATAGCAGCAAGTTTTCTACTTGATCAAAGG CCTGAACTTGGTATAAACAAGATTTTGATAGTTGATTGGGATGTTCATCATGGTAATGGTACTCAAAAAACTTTTTGGAGTGATCCTcgtgttcttttcttttctgttcaCAG ACATGAGTTTGGTAGGTTTTACCCTGCTAATTTTGATGGGTTTTACACCATGGTTGGAGAAGGGCCAGGTGCAGGATATAATATAAATGTCCCTTGGGAGAATGGCCGCTGTGGGGATGCTGACTATCTAGCAGTTTGGGACCATGTTTTAGTTCCTGTTGCTAAGGAATTTAATCCTGACATAATTCTAGTGTCTGCAGGGTTTGATGCAG CTTTTGGTGATCCTCTAGGGGGATGTCGGTTAACACCTCATGGATATTCAGTTTTGTTGAAGAAG TTGATGGATTTTGCTCAAGGTAGGATTGTCTTGGCACTAGAAGGAGGATACAATCTTGATTCTCTTGCAAATTCAGCCTTAGCTTGCATGGAAGTTTTGTTAGAAGACAAACCTATTTCCGAATTGTCTGAGGCATATCCATTTGAGTCTACATGGCGCGTAATACAAGCG GTTCGTCAGATGTTGAGTGCATACTGGCCAACATTAGCAGATAAACTGCCAACAAAATTGACTGATCAAAAAGCTCCTCCT CATATTTTACTATCAAGCTCTGAATCTGATGATGAGGATGATGATGCTTCGAAAATCATTTCAAAAGATCTAGTTCAAGCTGTTGAGGATGTTGTAGAACCCATTTTGAATTTGAAGATTGAAGATTATCATG ATGAAGTAAATAGTGCCCTGTGGAGATCAAAGCTATCCAAGACTGACATTTGGTATGCCGGTTTCGGATCAAATATGTGGAAGTCAAGGTTCCTCTGCTATATTGAAGGTGGACAG GTCATAGGCATGAAAAAGCTGTGTTCTGGTTCTGTGGATAGAAACCCTCCAAAGGAGACTCGCTGGAAAACTTTTCCTCATCGTCTTTTCTTTGGTCGTGATTTTACACAAACTTGGGGTCCCGGAGGGGTTGCTTTCCTTGATCCTCGAAGCAACAGTGAAGATAAAGCATACATGTGCCTCTATAAGATCAC GTTAGAGCAGTTCAATGATGTTCTGCTGCAGGAAAATGTTCCTGATCATGACATGAATTCTCCTTTATTTGATCTAAATGCTTTAGACTCTATACTCAATGAAGGTTCAATTCCTGTGGAGGCTGTCAAG AGAGGTTGGTACCATAATGTTGTCTACCTTGGAATGGAGGATGATATACCTATACTGACTATGAC GTGTCCCCTCTCTGCGATGGAAAGCTTTAAGTCGGGAGAGATTCCTTTATGTGCTCCTAGCAAAGATTATGCTGACACCTTAGTAAGAGGCCTTGTTGAAGGCAAACAACTTTCGGAAGAGGAGGCGACAACTTACATTCAGGTGGCATCCACCAAACCCTTATGA
- the LOC107949789 gene encoding histone deacetylase 5 isoform X6, whose amino-acid sequence MMEEGSGGGRSNYNRMNDAKNERRVGLIYDQRMCKHRTPYGDDHPEKPDRITVIWNKLELAGIPQRCVILNAKEAKDEYICAVHSKNHVNLIRNISSKEYSKRNRIASKLNSIYLNEGSSESAYLAAGSVIEVAEKVAKGELNSAFAIVRPPGHHAEYDEAMGFCLFNNIAIAASFLLDQRPELGINKILIVDWDVHHGNGTQKTFWSDPRVLFFSVHRHEFGRFYPANFDGFYTMVGEGPGAGYNINVPWENGRCGDADYLAVWDHVLVPVAKEFNPDIILVSAGFDAAFGDPLGGCRLTPHGYSVLLKKLMDFAQGRIVLALEGGYNLDSLANSALACMEVLLEDKPISELSEAYPFESTWRVIQAVRQMLSAYWPTLADKLPTKLTDQKAPPHILLSSSESDDEDDDASKIISKDLVQAVEDVVEPILNLKIEDYHGNEVKNEVNSALWRSKLSKTDIWYAGFGSNMWKSRFLCYIEGGQVIGMKKLCSGSVDRNPPKETRWKTFPHRLFFGRDFTQTWGPGGVAFLDPRSNSEDKAYMLEQFNDVLLQENVPDHDMNSPLFDLNALDSILNEGSIPVEAVKRGVPSLRWKALSRERFLYVLLAKIMLTP is encoded by the exons ATGATGGAGGAGGGATCAGGTGGGGGCAGGAGTAACTACAACCGCATGAACGATGCCAAAAATGAACGGCGGGTAGGCTTAATTTACGATCAGAGGATGTGTAAGCATCGAACTCCTTATGGCGATGATCATCCCGAGAAACCTGATCGAATCACTGTTATATGGAACAAGCTTGAACTCGCCGGCATTCCGCAAag ATGTGTGATTTTAAATGCAAAAGAAGCCAAGGATGAATATATTTGCGCTGTTCACTCCAAAAACCATGTTAATCTGATTCGAAATATAAGCTCCAAAGAGTATTCAAAGCGAAATCGGATTGCTTCCAAGTTAAATTCTATATATTTGAATGAAGGATCATCAGAGTCTGCATACCTTGCAGCCGGCTCTGTCATTGAG GTTGCTGAGAAAGTGGCAAAAGGGGAATTGAATTCTGCTTTTGCTATTGTTAGGCCACCTGGACATCATGCTGAATATGATGAAGCAATGGGGTTTTGTTTATTCAACAATATAGCCATAGCAGCAAGTTTTCTACTTGATCAAAGG CCTGAACTTGGTATAAACAAGATTTTGATAGTTGATTGGGATGTTCATCATGGTAATGGTACTCAAAAAACTTTTTGGAGTGATCCTcgtgttcttttcttttctgttcaCAG ACATGAGTTTGGTAGGTTTTACCCTGCTAATTTTGATGGGTTTTACACCATGGTTGGAGAAGGGCCAGGTGCAGGATATAATATAAATGTCCCTTGGGAGAATGGCCGCTGTGGGGATGCTGACTATCTAGCAGTTTGGGACCATGTTTTAGTTCCTGTTGCTAAGGAATTTAATCCTGACATAATTCTAGTGTCTGCAGGGTTTGATGCAG CTTTTGGTGATCCTCTAGGGGGATGTCGGTTAACACCTCATGGATATTCAGTTTTGTTGAAGAAG TTGATGGATTTTGCTCAAGGTAGGATTGTCTTGGCACTAGAAGGAGGATACAATCTTGATTCTCTTGCAAATTCAGCCTTAGCTTGCATGGAAGTTTTGTTAGAAGACAAACCTATTTCCGAATTGTCTGAGGCATATCCATTTGAGTCTACATGGCGCGTAATACAAGCG GTTCGTCAGATGTTGAGTGCATACTGGCCAACATTAGCAGATAAACTGCCAACAAAATTGACTGATCAAAAAGCTCCTCCT CATATTTTACTATCAAGCTCTGAATCTGATGATGAGGATGATGATGCTTCGAAAATCATTTCAAAAGATCTAGTTCAAGCTGTTGAGGATGTTGTAGAACCCATTTTGAATTTGAAGATTGAAGATTATCATGGTAATGAAGTGAAGA ATGAAGTAAATAGTGCCCTGTGGAGATCAAAGCTATCCAAGACTGACATTTGGTATGCCGGTTTCGGATCAAATATGTGGAAGTCAAGGTTCCTCTGCTATATTGAAGGTGGACAG GTCATAGGCATGAAAAAGCTGTGTTCTGGTTCTGTGGATAGAAACCCTCCAAAGGAGACTCGCTGGAAAACTTTTCCTCATCGTCTTTTCTTTGGTCGTGATTTTACACAAACTTGGGGTCCCGGAGGGGTTGCTTTCCTTGATCCTCGAAGCAACAGTGAAGATAAAGCATACAT GTTAGAGCAGTTCAATGATGTTCTGCTGCAGGAAAATGTTCCTGATCATGACATGAATTCTCCTTTATTTGATCTAAATGCTTTAGACTCTATACTCAATGAAGGTTCAATTCCTGTGGAGGCTGTCAAG AGAG GTGTCCCCTCTCTGCGATGGAAAGCTTTAAGTCGGGAGAGATTCCTTTATGTGCTCCTAGCAAAGATTATGCTGACACCTTAG
- the LOC107949789 gene encoding histone deacetylase 5 isoform X5: MMEEGSGGGRSNYNRMNDAKNERRVGLIYDQRMCKHRTPYGDDHPEKPDRITVIWNKLELAGIPQRCVILNAKEAKDEYICAVHSKNHVNLIRNISSKEYSKRNRIASKLNSIYLNEGSSESAYLAAGSVIEVAEKVAKGELNSAFAIVRPPGHHAEYDEAMGFCLFNNIAIAASFLLDQRPELGINKILIVDWDVHHGNGTQKTFWSDPRVLFFSVHRHEFGRFYPANFDGFYTMVGEGPGAGYNINVPWENGRCGDADYLAVWDHVLVPVAKEFNPDIILVSAGFDAAFGDPLGGCRLTPHGYSVLLKKLMDFAQGRIVLALEGGYNLDSLANSALACMEVLLEDKPISELSEAYPFESTWRVIQAVRQMLSAYWPTLADKLPTKLTDQKAPPHILLSSSESDDEDDDASKIISKDLVQAVEDVVEPILNLKIEDYHGNEVKNEVNSALWRSKLSKTDIWYAGFGSNMWKSRFLCYIEGGQVIGMKKLCSGSVDRNPPKETRWKTFPHRLFFGRDFTQTWGPGGVAFLDPRSNSEDKAYMCLYKITLEQFNDVLLQENVPDHDMNSPLFDLNALDSILNEGSIPVEAVKRGVPSLRWKALSRERFLYVLLAKIMLTP; the protein is encoded by the exons ATGATGGAGGAGGGATCAGGTGGGGGCAGGAGTAACTACAACCGCATGAACGATGCCAAAAATGAACGGCGGGTAGGCTTAATTTACGATCAGAGGATGTGTAAGCATCGAACTCCTTATGGCGATGATCATCCCGAGAAACCTGATCGAATCACTGTTATATGGAACAAGCTTGAACTCGCCGGCATTCCGCAAag ATGTGTGATTTTAAATGCAAAAGAAGCCAAGGATGAATATATTTGCGCTGTTCACTCCAAAAACCATGTTAATCTGATTCGAAATATAAGCTCCAAAGAGTATTCAAAGCGAAATCGGATTGCTTCCAAGTTAAATTCTATATATTTGAATGAAGGATCATCAGAGTCTGCATACCTTGCAGCCGGCTCTGTCATTGAG GTTGCTGAGAAAGTGGCAAAAGGGGAATTGAATTCTGCTTTTGCTATTGTTAGGCCACCTGGACATCATGCTGAATATGATGAAGCAATGGGGTTTTGTTTATTCAACAATATAGCCATAGCAGCAAGTTTTCTACTTGATCAAAGG CCTGAACTTGGTATAAACAAGATTTTGATAGTTGATTGGGATGTTCATCATGGTAATGGTACTCAAAAAACTTTTTGGAGTGATCCTcgtgttcttttcttttctgttcaCAG ACATGAGTTTGGTAGGTTTTACCCTGCTAATTTTGATGGGTTTTACACCATGGTTGGAGAAGGGCCAGGTGCAGGATATAATATAAATGTCCCTTGGGAGAATGGCCGCTGTGGGGATGCTGACTATCTAGCAGTTTGGGACCATGTTTTAGTTCCTGTTGCTAAGGAATTTAATCCTGACATAATTCTAGTGTCTGCAGGGTTTGATGCAG CTTTTGGTGATCCTCTAGGGGGATGTCGGTTAACACCTCATGGATATTCAGTTTTGTTGAAGAAG TTGATGGATTTTGCTCAAGGTAGGATTGTCTTGGCACTAGAAGGAGGATACAATCTTGATTCTCTTGCAAATTCAGCCTTAGCTTGCATGGAAGTTTTGTTAGAAGACAAACCTATTTCCGAATTGTCTGAGGCATATCCATTTGAGTCTACATGGCGCGTAATACAAGCG GTTCGTCAGATGTTGAGTGCATACTGGCCAACATTAGCAGATAAACTGCCAACAAAATTGACTGATCAAAAAGCTCCTCCT CATATTTTACTATCAAGCTCTGAATCTGATGATGAGGATGATGATGCTTCGAAAATCATTTCAAAAGATCTAGTTCAAGCTGTTGAGGATGTTGTAGAACCCATTTTGAATTTGAAGATTGAAGATTATCATGGTAATGAAGTGAAGA ATGAAGTAAATAGTGCCCTGTGGAGATCAAAGCTATCCAAGACTGACATTTGGTATGCCGGTTTCGGATCAAATATGTGGAAGTCAAGGTTCCTCTGCTATATTGAAGGTGGACAG GTCATAGGCATGAAAAAGCTGTGTTCTGGTTCTGTGGATAGAAACCCTCCAAAGGAGACTCGCTGGAAAACTTTTCCTCATCGTCTTTTCTTTGGTCGTGATTTTACACAAACTTGGGGTCCCGGAGGGGTTGCTTTCCTTGATCCTCGAAGCAACAGTGAAGATAAAGCATACATGTGCCTCTATAAGATCAC GTTAGAGCAGTTCAATGATGTTCTGCTGCAGGAAAATGTTCCTGATCATGACATGAATTCTCCTTTATTTGATCTAAATGCTTTAGACTCTATACTCAATGAAGGTTCAATTCCTGTGGAGGCTGTCAAG AGAG GTGTCCCCTCTCTGCGATGGAAAGCTTTAAGTCGGGAGAGATTCCTTTATGTGCTCCTAGCAAAGATTATGCTGACACCTTAG